Proteins from one Parasteatoda tepidariorum isolate YZ-2023 chromosome 4, CAS_Ptep_4.0, whole genome shotgun sequence genomic window:
- the LOC107449954 gene encoding protein SPMIP1-like: MARDKMFDPAFQKAFTEAIHKETDVRMKWNLKYGSRFRRSDAVKWDEDPDGDDDEEQVSDDSERKKLTSKLPPTKEERAWPATKPPVSTTIPRVNQPPRVMKPVSPQCRKLIYQGISHDGEGRRMYLNQRYRERPMERYYYPIVNSWEYGWDYKQYECEDCSRNKNAK; this comes from the exons ATGGCGAGAGACAAAATGTTCGATCCTGCTTTCCAAAAAGCCTTTACTGAAGCAATTCATAAAGAAACGGAT GTTCGaatgaaatggaatttaaaatacGGATCACGATTCAGAAGATCTGATGCAGTGAAATGGGATGAAGATCCTGATGGGGATGATGACGAAGAGCAAGTGAGCGATGACTCAGAACGAAAGAAATTAACTTCAAAGTTGCCGCCGACGAAGGAGGAGAGGGCGTGGCCCGCAACAAAACCTCCTGTGTCAACCACCATACCAAGAGTCAATCAACCTCCTAGAGTTATGAAACCAGTATCACCACAATGTAGAAAACTTATCTATCAAg GTATTAGTCATGATGGTGAAGGTCGAAGAATGTATTTGAATCAGCGATACAGAGAAAGGCCAATGGAGAGATACTATTATCCAATTGTCAATTCATGGGAATACGGATGGGATTATAAACAATATGAGTGTGAGGATTGCTcacgaaataaaaatgctaaataa
- the LOC139425475 gene encoding zinc finger MYM-type protein 1-like, protein MDTTQDISKVDQLSIVVRYAVITRSENGQPIDIEVKEVFLGFYAAIKHGAVDLVNQVTTLFIDKNIDLKKCVGQGYDGASVMSGVYNGVQKHIKDIQPNAEYVHCATHNLNLVINDAVSSCVEIQIFFATLQDLYNFFGNSIKRWDLLSKFTGESDTTLKKLNPTRWSSRVNTISAIKLRYFDIIKALSEIVLKSPNKDERSEAESIKTKMLNFEFVLLCEFMHSVLNDINYASKTLQKCDINLGEASKVLAETKAKLQIYRNDFELFKCKASETARKYGIDTHFQEKRQRKVKKHFDELAADHRFPNREKIFKIEIFNNVLDTVISQLDTRFIGMSAVCHIFDFLTPTFLLHVDEATLLQKCDEFQRKYSDIIGPSFSLQFINIYHLVLPQLTQAWTVHQLCKEIMSKYGVLECDLTEVFTAMLLFFTIPVTSAAAERSFSKLKIIKNYLRNNMGQTRLRHLSLIAIENKTASSLDLNEVIDTFAKTKARKKL, encoded by the coding sequence ATGGATACGACACAGGACATATCGAAGGTAGATCAGCTGAGCATTGTTGTGAGGTATGCAGTAATAACCAGATCGGAAAATGGACAGCCAATTGATATAGAAGTAAAAGAAGTGTTTCTAGGCTTTTATGCAGCCATCAAACATGGCGCAGTAGATTTAGTCAACCAAGTGACAACATTATTTAtcgacaaaaatattgatttaaaaaaatgtgtgggGCAAGGCTATGATGGAGCCAGTGTGATGAGTGGTGTGTATAATGGTGTACAAAAACATATTAAGGATATCCAGCCTAACGCAGAGTACGTACATTGTGCcactcataatttaaatttggtgataAATGATGCCGTTAGCAGTTGTGTggaaatacagatttttttcgcAACGTTGCAAGATTTGTATAACTTTTTCGGAAACAGCATCAAACGTTGGGATCTACTGTCAAAATTCACTGGCGAATCGGACACCActctaaaaaaactaaatccgACTAGATGGTCCAGTAGGGTCAATACGATATCTGCAATAAAACTtcgttattttgatattatcaaAGCATTATCAGAAATAGTTCTAAAGAGTCCTAATAAAGATGAGCGTAGTGAAGCAGAgagtattaaaacaaaaatgctaaatttcgAGTTCGTGTTGCTTTGCGAATTCATGCACAGTGTATTGAACGACATCAATTATGCATccaaaactttacaaaaatgcGACATCAATTTGGGCGAGGCGAGTAAAGTTTTAGCAGAGACCAAAGCAAAGTTGcaaatttatagaaatgatTTCGAATTATTCAAGTGCAAAGCCAGTGAAACTGCAAGAAAATATGGTATTGAtacccattttcaagaaaaaaggcaaagaaaagttaaaaaacattttgatgaatTAGCTGCTGATCACCGATTTCCTAaccgagaaaaaatatttaaaattgagattttcaaTAATGTACTAGACACAGTAATATCTCAATTAGATACACGTTTTATTGGTATGAGTGCAGTCTGTCATATATTCGATTTTCTAACaccaacatttttattacatgttgATGAAGCAACTTTATTACAAAAGTGTGACGAAttccaaagaaaatattcagataTAATAGGCCCTAGTTTTTcacttcaatttattaatatttaccacCTAGTTTTACCTCAACTAACTCAAGCATGGACTGTTCACCAATTATGTAAGGAAATAATGAGCAAATATGGAGTGCTAGAATGCGACCTAACGGAAGTATTTACAGCAATGTTATTATTCTTTACAATTCCTGTCACTTCTGCAGCAGCTGAAAGGtcatttagcaaattaaaaataataaaaaattatttaagaaataatatgggCCAAACTCGACTCCGACATTTATCGTTAATagcaattgaaaacaaaaccGCATCAAGCCTGGATTTAAACGAAGTCATTGATACTTTTGCGAAAACTAAAGCtaggaaaaaattgtaa